A genomic segment from Nicotiana sylvestris chromosome 1, ASM39365v2, whole genome shotgun sequence encodes:
- the LOC138872160 gene encoding uncharacterized protein, with the protein MAEDSELWDIIRDGPFVPTKTIGDPAVTIPKTRKEYNDADYKAIEKNFRAKKILVCGIGPDEYNKISAAQSTKEIWEALQTAHEGTTQESKVNAITEANDLQELTIDELVGTLKTYEMMKKKDNERREPKREKNLVLKTDNNDSGGEDVDMADK; encoded by the exons ATGGCTGAAGACTCAGAGCTCTGGGATATCATCCGTGATGGACCCTTCGTTCCTACGAAGACCATTGGAGACCCCGCAGTGACAATTCCTAAAACTAGAAAGGAATATAATGATGCTGACTACAAGGCTATTGAAAAGAACTTTCGAGCTAAGAAAATCCTTGTCTGTGGTATTGGACCAGATGAGTACAACAAGATTTCAGCAGCTCAATCTACTAAGGAGATCTGGGAAGCTCTCCAAACAGCTCATGAAGGGACAACACAG GAAAGCAAAGTAAATGCTATCACAGAGGCAAATGATCTGCAGGAGCTGACCATTGATGAACTTGTCGGCACTCTGAAGACTTAtgaaatgatgaagaagaaggataatGAGAGAAGAGAGCCCAAAAGGGAGAAGAACCTGGTCCTCAAGACGGACAACAATGACTCAGGTGGTGAGGATGTTGATATggctgataagtag
- the LOC138872164 gene encoding uncharacterized protein, which produces MKEMKEEVNPSREHLIDMPEPVLPKAKAPMPKPPPPYPQRLAKQNSENQFKKFIDMMKSLSINVPLVEALEQIPGYAKFMKDLGQRKDMNCETIKMKHQVSAIMHSMAPKLEDLGAFTILCTIGSVDFAKALCDLGVSINLIPYSVFKSLGIGKPRPTFMRLQMTDRTMKRPLGIIDDVLVCVDKFILPVDFVILDCEVDYKVPIIFGRIFLATGKALVDVEVGDLTFWVGDKKVVFHM; this is translated from the coding sequence ATGAAGGAGATGAAAGAagaagtgaacccgtctagggagcaCTTGATTGACATGCCGGAACCGGTACtgccaaaggctaaggcaccaatgccaaagcctcctcctccataccctcaaaggcttgcaaagcaaaatagtgagaaccaattcaaaaagtttattgatatgatgaagagtttgtctaTTAATGTGCCGTTGGTTGAGGCATTGGAACAAATACCGGgatatgcaaagttcatgaaggattTGGGACAAAGAAAAGATATGAATTGTGAGACTATCAAGATGAAACATCAAGTGAGTGCTATTATGCACTCAATGGCTCCGAAATTAGAAGATCTGGGCGCTTTCACAATCCTTTGCACTATTGGGAGCGTCGATTTTGCCAAAGCTCTATGTGATCTTGGGGTGAGTATCAACTTGATTCCCTACTCAGTGTTCAAAAGTTTGGGGATTGGGAAACCAAGACCCACATTCATGAGGTTGCAAATGACGGATCGTACAATGAAGAGacctttgggtattattgatgatgtgttggtttgtgttgacaagttcatcctcccggtggactttgtgattcttgattgtgaagtggactataaggtgcctattatttttggtagaattttccttgctacggggaaggctcttGTTGATGTGGAAGTCGGTGACCTTACTTTCTGGGTGGGTGACAAAAAGGTGGTCTTCCATATGTaa